Proteins from one Anastrepha obliqua isolate idAnaObli1 chromosome 2, idAnaObli1_1.0, whole genome shotgun sequence genomic window:
- the LOC129239692 gene encoding uncharacterized protein LOC129239692 isoform X5 — MCDEMITITHNFHQYVREALLLCNQEIYLYIAVIHKDPIEVYDTLLSDRTSQDSVKQNDAFNKRLIRHVRRHRILYDPAYANFSSAEAKLVVWEKIAKQMRCDADVCRNAWINLRYCYQKYVRRLRKFFANKRGDKRLHRPAMAFETEMLFLWRFISDKAYCPLPYNEKKVEKEEPPAEHIVEDDDIVVLEDDVEVIDLDDDATNIARPFTKQFKTQFQITPEIRRLLASIEPYEELYDSYHRYYQDYRRKGIIWNAIANEVGDKATKLMKCWIQIQTRYEWEITQRLLYSDESATRPETELESLLTFFKPHILKMPNTVYKSSYFLKQAWHEPIDHFKNIFSLLVAMKKYPAVISLTETVTKGFASNNGVAVSANYATIWGDVATARGGSVTPGQCEATWIILRTFYWELVNMRKHSYQLQDKWYFETIISELYALAKAQKMLRTKSKQNVGTHILSSICADESPTPSPPLPPPASEPTSNTNQLINQKPISQSKVVTITLGAPVAPVLPVAPALPAPPVLPAPPVLPVAPVLPAPPVLPIAPALPVAPVTSLASVTPINRIMDTIPAPIAPLMPSTIVPIPVNFDEDKISCSKIETKSKQFENIIPTATTTTTPTTTTLPSSNLLVTLRTARPMARTKTTQLDSQPSYPQSNSPQIRVKSHAELHAESPPVKMFVSECPQLPIQAQNPAPTKLAVPQTSQLQLRLQAPPKVPNPLQTITLPCIPHPQQAQFQMLPLTPIQAQSKAASKAQSNMQTQSQIIPTNMGQLLPPVAIEPPCVQNQTLPLDTIKTPKIVSAVSLAPRASFSAPFTNKGLQITAVASGNSATPPPPPPLLPMRATAPNVPVSAAPTSSRPPLPTLEPLSRALGTAGILNLPFPLPDKTNIVKCPPPLNMLNSNPITAVAPVPNINAIAPLPTVQQPTVTANTMPTTANAQPTASRPSLEPAIPTTILPRPRIIPASQLNANEIMIELISSVNGNQLVVHGPPLEQRYSLPMSTTALLIREVLSIPYLHKKDYNKPAQVHMCWLYLAKRFNLPVHICKACWNFLSENFTHFPQIAPIEELTKPVKVGIKVWRESAVYFQTFNEKAAQLRLPNIKNAVEKFFDNIRDQTENIPRIPGKKLTFAVDWQEAARQTNARVSNKLWFATWNLFRSAFAKFMRDLEVGVVNYWCLEWWRVLAKLDFFIEELYHNMEPFYYIIRNKMFAECERCIREEQKLNAGLLKMETVQPLLQTIPDIDCYRVIQAVRRYPQIYQKATEDEKNKAWEQVAMELQTSVTSCRFAFQYALKNYRLYAARDPANRCRLNHRYYKHMSEIYRAIKPIKKLNIKTPSELNQSVGDGIESNEPVFPERFIMDINMSNSSSNVVMKNWGYGLNANVPTEKLQELFDKYRSSAVPAAGSCSEQQVKKSEPETEYSM; from the exons ATAACTATAACGCATAACTTCCATCAGTACGTGAGAGAGGCATTACTTCTGTGCAATCAAGAAATATATCTATACATCGCTGTAATACAT AAAGATCCAATTGAAGTATATGACACGCTCCTAAGTGACAGAACATCACAGGATTCCGTCAAGCAAAATGACGCGTTCAATAAGCGACTCATACGCCACGTGCGAAGGCATCGAATACTCTATGATCCGGCGTACGCAAATTTTTCCAGCGCCGAAGCTAAATTGGTAGTGTGGGAGAAAATAGCGAAGCAAATGAGATGTGATG CTGATGTCTGTAGGAATGCTTGGATAAATTTACGTTATTGCTATCAGAAATATGTGCGTCGATTGCGTAAATTCTTTGCCAATAAAAGAGGCGACAAGCGCCTGCATAGGCCGGCTATGGCATTCGAGACTGAAATGCTCTTTCTTTGGCGCTTCATTTCGGATAA aGCTTATTGTCCTTTGCCATATAATGAAAAGAAGGTGGAAAAAGAAGAGCCGCCAGCAGAACATATCGTAGAGGATGATGATATTGTAGTGTTAGAGGATGACGTCGAAGTAATTGATTTGGATGACGATGCGACTAATATTGCAAGACCGTTCACGAAACAATTCAAGACTCAATTCCAAATCACGCCCGAGATCAGGCGGCTATTGGCTAGTATAGAACCCTACGAAGAGTTGTATGACAGCTATCACAGATATTACCAGGACTACCGACGTAAGGGCATCATTTGGAATGCGATTGCGAACGAAGTGGGTGACAAAG caaccaaattaatgaaatgttGGATTCAAATACAAACCCGTTACGAGTGGGAAATTACGCAACGGCTTCTTTATAGTGACGAGTCAGCTACGCGGCCTGAAACCGAGCTAGAAAGTCTGTTGACATTCTTCAAGCCACATATACTGAAAAT GCCCAATACTGTATATAAATCTTCATACTTCCTTAAGCAGGCCTGGCACGAGCCCATTGATCATTTTAAGAATATCTTTAGTCTGTTGGTGGCTATGAAGAAATATCCAGCGGTAATTTCACTTACCGAAACGGTCACGAAAGGATTCGCATCAAACAACGGCGTCGCTGTTAGTGCCAACTACGCAACCATTTGGGGCGATGTTGCCACGGCAAGGG GTGGTTCGGTAACGCCTGGCCAATGTGAAGCCACTTGGATTATTTTGCGCACATTCTACTGGGAGCTGGTCAATATGCGCAAACACAGCTATCAGCTACAGGACAAGTGGTATTTTGAGACAATTATATCCGAATTGTATGCGCTGGCGAAGGCGCAAAAGATGTTGCGCACAAAATCGAAGCAAAACGTTGGAACGCACATTTTGTCGTCGATATGTGCGGATGAGTCGCCTACACCGTCACCACCGCTACCACCACCTGCATCTGAACCAACAAGTAATACTAACCAACTGATCAATCAAAAACCAATTAGTCAATCAAAAGTCGTCACCATTACTTTGGGAGCGCCAGTTGCGCCAGTTTTGCCAGTTGCGCCCGCTTTGCCAGCTCCGCCCGTTTTGCCAGCTCCGCCCGTTTTACCAGTTGCGCCCGTTTTGCCAGCTCCGCCCGTTTTACCAATTGCGCCCGCTTTGCCAGTTGCGCCAGTTACGTCACTAGCGTCAGTTACGCCAATAAACCGCATTATGGACACTATTCCAGCACCAATCGCACCTCTAATGCCAAGCACCATCGTACCTATACCGGTTAACTTCGATGAGGATAAAATAAGTTGTTCAAAAATCGAAACGAAAAGTAAGCAGTTCGAAAACATTATCCCCACTGCTACTACTACTACGACCCCCACTACCACCACCTTACCCTCGTCGAACTTATTGGTCACGCTGAGAACCGCACGACCGATGGCTCGTACCAAAACCACGCAACTTGACTCGCAACCCAGTTACCCACAATCGAATTCCCCACAGATTCGCGTAAAATCACATGCAGAGCTGCACGCAGAATCGCCACCAGTAAAAATGTTTGTCTCAGAGTGTCCACAGCTCCCAATTCAAGCTCAAAATCCAGCTCCGACTAAGCTGGCAGTGCCACAGACATCGCAACTTCAACTACGCTTACAAGCACCACCGAAGGTGCCAAATCCACTGCAAACCATAACACTGCCATGCATACCACATCCACAACAAGCACAATTTCAAATGCTCCCGCTCACGCCAATCCAAGCGCAATCGAAGGCGGCATCTAAAGCTCAATCAAATATGCAGACTCAAAGTCAAATTATACCCACCAATATGGGCCAGCTATTGCCACCTGTTGCAATCGAGCCACCATGCGTCCAAAATCAAACATTACCATTAGATACGATTAAAACGCCAAAAATTGTGTCGGCCGTTAGCTTGGCACCGCGTGCATCCTTCTCTGCGCCTTTCACCAATAAAGGTTTACAAATAACTGCGGTCGCATCTGGCAATTCTGctacaccaccaccaccaccaccactccTGCCAATGCGCGCTACTGCTCCGAATGTGCCCGTATCTGCTGCACCAACATCGTCTAGGCCGCCGTTGCCCACGCTGGAGCCACTCTCAAGGGCGTTGGGCACTGCAGGCATTTTAAATCTACCATTTCCATTGCCGGATAAAACAAATATTGTCAAATGTCCACCACCTTTAAATATGCTCAACAGTAATCCGATCACGGCTGTGGCGCCCGTGCCAAACATTAATGCTATTGCGCCGCTTCCCACTGTGCAGCAGCCTACTGTAACTGCAAATACTATGCCGACGACTGCAAATGCCCAGCCGACGGCGTCACGGCCTTCACTCGAACCGGCAATACCAACTACAATTCTGCCTCGTCCTCGTATAATACCAGCCTCACAGCTGAATGCTAACGAAATTATGATCGAGTTAATTAGTTCGGTGAATGGCAATCAATTGGTTGTGCATGGCCCACCATTGGAACAGAGATATTCGCTGCCAATGAGCACAACAGCGCTATTAATCAGagaagtgctatccattccatACCTGCACAAGAAGGACTACAATAAGCCAGCGCAGGTTCATATGTGTTGGCTATATTTGGCTAAGCGTTTCAACTTGCCCG TGCATATTTGCAAGGCCTGCTGGAATTTCCTATCAGAAAACTTCACACATTTCCCTCAAATCGCGCCTATAGAAGAGCTAACGAAACCCGTCAAGGTCGGCATTAAAGTGTGGCGAGAGTCGGCCGTATACTTTCAAACATTCAATGAGAAAGCAG CCCAATTGCGATTgccaaacatcaaaaatgccgtTGAAAAATTCTTCGACAACATCAGAGATCAGACGGAAAATATTCCCCGAATACCTGGAAAGAAATTAACATTTGCCGTCGATTGGCAAGAGGCAGCCAGACAAACGAATGCGCGCGTGTCCAACA AGCTTTGGTTCGCCACATGGAATCTGTTCAGGAGCGCATTCGCTAAATTTATGCGCGACTTGGAGGTTGGTGTCGTCAACTACTGGTGTCTGGAATGGTGGCGCGTATTGGCCAAGCTGGATTTTTTCATAGAAGAACTCTATCATAATATGGAACCTTTTTACTATATCATacgaaataaaatgtttgccgAATGTGAACGGTGTATCAGGGAGGAGCAGAAATTGAATGCGGGCTTATTGAAAATGGAAACTGTACAGCCGTTGCTGCAAACGATACCCGACATAGATTGCTACCGAGTGATTCAGGCCGTGCGCCGTTATCCGCAAATTTACCAAAAGGCCACCGAGGATGAGAAGAATAAAGCGTGGGAACAAGTTGCGATGGAATTGCAAACGAGTG TGACTTCTTGCCGTTTCGCATTCCAATACGCCCTGAAAAACTATCGTCTTTATGCAGCGCGCGATCCTGCGAATCGTTGTCGTCTCAATCATCGCTACTATAAACATATGTCCGAAATATATCGAGCTATAAaacctataaaaaaattgaatatcaaAACGCCATCTGAACTGAACCAATCGGTAGGTGATGGTATCGAGTCAAATGAACCAGTATTCCCCGAGCGCTTCATTATGGATATTAATATGAGCAACAGCAGCTCAAATGTGGTTATGAAAAATTGGGGATACGGTCTGAACGCGAACGTACCGACGGAGAAATTGCAAGAGCTCTTTGACAAATATCGCTCGTCTGCTGTGCCCGCTGCCGGAAGCTGTTCAGAACAGCAAGTAAAGAAATCAGAGCCAGAAACGGAGTATAGTATGTAG
- the LOC129239692 gene encoding uncharacterized protein LOC129239692 isoform X7, producing MCDEMKDPIEVYDTLLSDRTSQDSVKQNDAFNKRLIRHVRRHRILYDPAYANFSSAEAKLVVWEKIAKQMRCDADVCRNAWINLRYCYQKYVRRLRKFFANKRGDKRLHRPAMAFETEMLFLWRFISDKAYCPLPYNEKKVEKEEPPAEHIVEDDDIVVLEDDVEVIDLDDDATNIARPFTKQFKTQFQITPEIRRLLASIEPYEELYDSYHRYYQDYRRKGIIWNAIANEVGDKATKLMKCWIQIQTRYEWEITQRLLYSDESATRPETELESLLTFFKPHILKMPNTVYKSSYFLKQAWHEPIDHFKNIFSLLVAMKKYPAVISLTETVTKGFASNNGVAVSANYATIWGDVATARGGSVTPGQCEATWIILRTFYWELVNMRKHSYQLQDKWYFETIISELYALAKAQKMLRTKSKQNVGTHILSSICADESPTPSPPLPPPASEPTSNTNQLINQKPISQSKVVTITLGAPVAPVLPVAPALPAPPVLPAPPVLPVAPVLPAPPVLPIAPALPVAPVTSLASVTPINRIMDTIPAPIAPLMPSTIVPIPVNFDEDKISCSKIETKSKQFENIIPTATTTTTPTTTTLPSSNLLVTLRTARPMARTKTTQLDSQPSYPQSNSPQIRVKSHAELHAESPPVKMFVSECPQLPIQAQNPAPTKLAVPQTSQLQLRLQAPPKVPNPLQTITLPCIPHPQQAQFQMLPLTPIQAQSKAASKAQSNMQTQSQIIPTNMGQLLPPVAIEPPCVQNQTLPLDTIKTPKIVSAVSLAPRASFSAPFTNKGLQITAVASGNSATPPPPPPLLPMRATAPNVPVSAAPTSSRPPLPTLEPLSRALGTAGILNLPFPLPDKTNIVKCPPPLNMLNSNPITAVAPVPNINAIAPLPTVQQPTVTANTMPTTANAQPTASRPSLEPAIPTTILPRPRIIPASQLNANEIMIELISSVNGNQLVVHGPPLEQRYSLPMSTTALLIREVLSIPYLHKKDYNKPAQVHMCWLYLAKRFNLPVHICKACWNFLSENFTHFPQIAPIEELTKPVKVGIKVWRESAVYFQTFNEKAAQLRLPNIKNAVEKFFDNIRDQTENIPRIPGKKLTFAVDWQEAARQTNARVSNKLWFATWNLFRSAFAKFMRDLEVGVVNYWCLEWWRVLAKLDFFIEELYHNMEPFYYIIRNKMFAECERCIREEQKLNAGLLKMETVQPLLQTIPDIDCYRVIQAVRRYPQIYQKATEDEKNKAWEQVAMELQTSVTSCRFAFQYALKNYRLYAARDPANRCRLNHRYYKHMSEIYRAIKPIKKLNIKTPSELNQSVGDGIESNEPVFPERFIMDINMSNSSSNVVMKNWGYGLNANVPTEKLQELFDKYRSSAVPAAGSCSEQQVKKSEPETEYSM from the exons AAAGATCCAATTGAAGTATATGACACGCTCCTAAGTGACAGAACATCACAGGATTCCGTCAAGCAAAATGACGCGTTCAATAAGCGACTCATACGCCACGTGCGAAGGCATCGAATACTCTATGATCCGGCGTACGCAAATTTTTCCAGCGCCGAAGCTAAATTGGTAGTGTGGGAGAAAATAGCGAAGCAAATGAGATGTGATG CTGATGTCTGTAGGAATGCTTGGATAAATTTACGTTATTGCTATCAGAAATATGTGCGTCGATTGCGTAAATTCTTTGCCAATAAAAGAGGCGACAAGCGCCTGCATAGGCCGGCTATGGCATTCGAGACTGAAATGCTCTTTCTTTGGCGCTTCATTTCGGATAA aGCTTATTGTCCTTTGCCATATAATGAAAAGAAGGTGGAAAAAGAAGAGCCGCCAGCAGAACATATCGTAGAGGATGATGATATTGTAGTGTTAGAGGATGACGTCGAAGTAATTGATTTGGATGACGATGCGACTAATATTGCAAGACCGTTCACGAAACAATTCAAGACTCAATTCCAAATCACGCCCGAGATCAGGCGGCTATTGGCTAGTATAGAACCCTACGAAGAGTTGTATGACAGCTATCACAGATATTACCAGGACTACCGACGTAAGGGCATCATTTGGAATGCGATTGCGAACGAAGTGGGTGACAAAG caaccaaattaatgaaatgttGGATTCAAATACAAACCCGTTACGAGTGGGAAATTACGCAACGGCTTCTTTATAGTGACGAGTCAGCTACGCGGCCTGAAACCGAGCTAGAAAGTCTGTTGACATTCTTCAAGCCACATATACTGAAAAT GCCCAATACTGTATATAAATCTTCATACTTCCTTAAGCAGGCCTGGCACGAGCCCATTGATCATTTTAAGAATATCTTTAGTCTGTTGGTGGCTATGAAGAAATATCCAGCGGTAATTTCACTTACCGAAACGGTCACGAAAGGATTCGCATCAAACAACGGCGTCGCTGTTAGTGCCAACTACGCAACCATTTGGGGCGATGTTGCCACGGCAAGGG GTGGTTCGGTAACGCCTGGCCAATGTGAAGCCACTTGGATTATTTTGCGCACATTCTACTGGGAGCTGGTCAATATGCGCAAACACAGCTATCAGCTACAGGACAAGTGGTATTTTGAGACAATTATATCCGAATTGTATGCGCTGGCGAAGGCGCAAAAGATGTTGCGCACAAAATCGAAGCAAAACGTTGGAACGCACATTTTGTCGTCGATATGTGCGGATGAGTCGCCTACACCGTCACCACCGCTACCACCACCTGCATCTGAACCAACAAGTAATACTAACCAACTGATCAATCAAAAACCAATTAGTCAATCAAAAGTCGTCACCATTACTTTGGGAGCGCCAGTTGCGCCAGTTTTGCCAGTTGCGCCCGCTTTGCCAGCTCCGCCCGTTTTGCCAGCTCCGCCCGTTTTACCAGTTGCGCCCGTTTTGCCAGCTCCGCCCGTTTTACCAATTGCGCCCGCTTTGCCAGTTGCGCCAGTTACGTCACTAGCGTCAGTTACGCCAATAAACCGCATTATGGACACTATTCCAGCACCAATCGCACCTCTAATGCCAAGCACCATCGTACCTATACCGGTTAACTTCGATGAGGATAAAATAAGTTGTTCAAAAATCGAAACGAAAAGTAAGCAGTTCGAAAACATTATCCCCACTGCTACTACTACTACGACCCCCACTACCACCACCTTACCCTCGTCGAACTTATTGGTCACGCTGAGAACCGCACGACCGATGGCTCGTACCAAAACCACGCAACTTGACTCGCAACCCAGTTACCCACAATCGAATTCCCCACAGATTCGCGTAAAATCACATGCAGAGCTGCACGCAGAATCGCCACCAGTAAAAATGTTTGTCTCAGAGTGTCCACAGCTCCCAATTCAAGCTCAAAATCCAGCTCCGACTAAGCTGGCAGTGCCACAGACATCGCAACTTCAACTACGCTTACAAGCACCACCGAAGGTGCCAAATCCACTGCAAACCATAACACTGCCATGCATACCACATCCACAACAAGCACAATTTCAAATGCTCCCGCTCACGCCAATCCAAGCGCAATCGAAGGCGGCATCTAAAGCTCAATCAAATATGCAGACTCAAAGTCAAATTATACCCACCAATATGGGCCAGCTATTGCCACCTGTTGCAATCGAGCCACCATGCGTCCAAAATCAAACATTACCATTAGATACGATTAAAACGCCAAAAATTGTGTCGGCCGTTAGCTTGGCACCGCGTGCATCCTTCTCTGCGCCTTTCACCAATAAAGGTTTACAAATAACTGCGGTCGCATCTGGCAATTCTGctacaccaccaccaccaccaccactccTGCCAATGCGCGCTACTGCTCCGAATGTGCCCGTATCTGCTGCACCAACATCGTCTAGGCCGCCGTTGCCCACGCTGGAGCCACTCTCAAGGGCGTTGGGCACTGCAGGCATTTTAAATCTACCATTTCCATTGCCGGATAAAACAAATATTGTCAAATGTCCACCACCTTTAAATATGCTCAACAGTAATCCGATCACGGCTGTGGCGCCCGTGCCAAACATTAATGCTATTGCGCCGCTTCCCACTGTGCAGCAGCCTACTGTAACTGCAAATACTATGCCGACGACTGCAAATGCCCAGCCGACGGCGTCACGGCCTTCACTCGAACCGGCAATACCAACTACAATTCTGCCTCGTCCTCGTATAATACCAGCCTCACAGCTGAATGCTAACGAAATTATGATCGAGTTAATTAGTTCGGTGAATGGCAATCAATTGGTTGTGCATGGCCCACCATTGGAACAGAGATATTCGCTGCCAATGAGCACAACAGCGCTATTAATCAGagaagtgctatccattccatACCTGCACAAGAAGGACTACAATAAGCCAGCGCAGGTTCATATGTGTTGGCTATATTTGGCTAAGCGTTTCAACTTGCCCG TGCATATTTGCAAGGCCTGCTGGAATTTCCTATCAGAAAACTTCACACATTTCCCTCAAATCGCGCCTATAGAAGAGCTAACGAAACCCGTCAAGGTCGGCATTAAAGTGTGGCGAGAGTCGGCCGTATACTTTCAAACATTCAATGAGAAAGCAG CCCAATTGCGATTgccaaacatcaaaaatgccgtTGAAAAATTCTTCGACAACATCAGAGATCAGACGGAAAATATTCCCCGAATACCTGGAAAGAAATTAACATTTGCCGTCGATTGGCAAGAGGCAGCCAGACAAACGAATGCGCGCGTGTCCAACA AGCTTTGGTTCGCCACATGGAATCTGTTCAGGAGCGCATTCGCTAAATTTATGCGCGACTTGGAGGTTGGTGTCGTCAACTACTGGTGTCTGGAATGGTGGCGCGTATTGGCCAAGCTGGATTTTTTCATAGAAGAACTCTATCATAATATGGAACCTTTTTACTATATCATacgaaataaaatgtttgccgAATGTGAACGGTGTATCAGGGAGGAGCAGAAATTGAATGCGGGCTTATTGAAAATGGAAACTGTACAGCCGTTGCTGCAAACGATACCCGACATAGATTGCTACCGAGTGATTCAGGCCGTGCGCCGTTATCCGCAAATTTACCAAAAGGCCACCGAGGATGAGAAGAATAAAGCGTGGGAACAAGTTGCGATGGAATTGCAAACGAGTG TGACTTCTTGCCGTTTCGCATTCCAATACGCCCTGAAAAACTATCGTCTTTATGCAGCGCGCGATCCTGCGAATCGTTGTCGTCTCAATCATCGCTACTATAAACATATGTCCGAAATATATCGAGCTATAAaacctataaaaaaattgaatatcaaAACGCCATCTGAACTGAACCAATCGGTAGGTGATGGTATCGAGTCAAATGAACCAGTATTCCCCGAGCGCTTCATTATGGATATTAATATGAGCAACAGCAGCTCAAATGTGGTTATGAAAAATTGGGGATACGGTCTGAACGCGAACGTACCGACGGAGAAATTGCAAGAGCTCTTTGACAAATATCGCTCGTCTGCTGTGCCCGCTGCCGGAAGCTGTTCAGAACAGCAAGTAAAGAAATCAGAGCCAGAAACGGAGTATAGTATGTAG